One part of the Botrytis cinerea B05.10 chromosome 8, complete sequence genome encodes these proteins:
- the Bcatg3 gene encoding Bcatg3, whose amino-acid sequence MNFLHSTLDRLREFTPVSNTSTFRTNGQITPEEFVAAGDYLVFKFPTWSWADASPTSKRANYLPAGKQFLVTRGVPCHRRLDDDFAGDAGHDETVVRDGEDFRGDGPHSPGDDEDGWLRTGGLAASQEARVRDVRTVDESGEMGEREDDEDDIPDMEDDDDDDEAIIRDPKADNASSSRRTYTIYIAYTPYYRTPRLYLSGYLSSSQPLPPHLMMEDIVGDYKDKTVTLEDFPYFSNNIKMASIHPCKHASVMKTLLDRADAALKLRREKQRQGKAVPGSKDTGMEGLVDDFEKTKIGDKKAVLEGLKAGGNGNDEWEVLQHDQDFANEEEEVAIRVDQYLVVFLKFMASVTPGIEHDFTMGV is encoded by the exons ATGAACTTCCTCCACAGTACTCTCGATAGACTTCGAGAGTTTACACCCGTATCTAATACCTCTACCTTTCGTACCAATGGACAAATCACGCCAGAAGAATTCGTTGCAGCAGGAGATTATTTAGTATTCAAGTTTCCAACATGGTCATGGGCTGATGCATCCCCAACAAGCAAGCGCGCCAACTACCTACCAGCTGGCAAGCAGTTTCTAGTTACCCGTGGCGTCCCTTGCCATCGCAGActcgatgatgattttgcaGGCGACGCAGGTCATGATGAAACTGTTGTTAGAGATGGGGAGGATTTCAGAGGCGATGGTCCTCATTCTCCAGgcgatgacgaagatggTTGGCTGAGGACTGGAGGCTTGGCCGCCAGTCAAGAAGCCCGTGTGAGAGATGTGCGAACAGTAGATGAGAGTGGTGAAATGGGCGAGAGAGaagacgatgaggatgatatcCCAGATATggaggatgatgacgatgacgatgaagcTATTATTCGTGATCCTAAGGCTGACAACGCGAGCTC ATCTCGTCGAACATATACTATCTACATCGCATATACACCCTATTACAGAACTCCTCGACTATACCTCTCAGGATATCTCTCAAGCTCCCAACCGCTCCCACCACACCTTATGATGGAGGATATCGTAGGAGACTATAAGGATAAGACCGTCACATTGGAAGACTTCCCATACTTCAGCAACAATATCAAGATggcctccatccatccttgCAAACATGCCAGTGTCATGAAGACCCTTCTGGATCGCGCAGACGCGGCCTTAAAACTTCGACGAGAGAAACAAAGACAAGGCAAGGCAGTACCCGGTTCTAAAGACACCGGAATGGAAGGCCTAGTTGACGATTTCGAGAAGACCAAAATTGGCGATAAGAAGGCTGTTCTCGAAGGTCTGAAGGCTGGTGGGAATGGTAACGATGAGTGGGAGGTATTGCAACATGATCAAGATTTTGCcaatgaggaggaagaagttgcTATACGTGTGGACCAATATCTCGTTGTATTCTTGAAG TTCATGGCAAGTGTGACACCAGGTATTGAGCACGATTTTACTATGGGTGTCTAA
- the Bcncb2 gene encoding Bcncb2 — protein sequence MSDREFSSNDDLSLPKATVQKIVTEILPASSGLAFGKDARDLLIECCVEFITLISSEANEISEKESKKTIACEHITKALEQLGFSEYVKDIVDVASEHKEQLKGREKKANKLEQSGLTAEQLLAMQEEAFRDAAQRHG from the exons ATGTCTGACAGGGAATTTTCAA GTAACGATGATCTATCACTTCCTAAAG CAACGGTTCAAAAGATAGTAACCGAAATTCTTCCTGCCAGTTCAGGTCTAGCCTTTGGCAAAGATGCCCGCGACCTCCTAATTGAATGCTGTGTCGAATTCATCACGCTCATCTCGTCCGAAGCAAATGAAATTTCCGAAAAGGAAAGCAAGAAAACTATCGCATGTGAACACATTACTAAGGCCTTGGAACAATTGGGCTTTAGCGAGTATGTCAAGGATATTGTGGATGTAGCGAGTGAGCACAAGGAACAATTGAAG ggaagagaaaagaaagcaaataAACTGGAACAATCGGGTCTTACAGCAGAACAATTATTGGCAATGCAGGAAGAAGCCTTTAGAGATGCGGCGCAACGTCATGGTTGA
- the Bcpdb1 gene encoding Bcpdb1 encodes MSRILRPASRFVSSARPTRNAFQSFSRLPAIVQSRGYAKESGVKEYTVREALNEALAEELELNPKVFVLGEEVAQYNGAYKVTKGLLDRFGEKRVIDSPITESGFCGLTVGAALAGLHPVCEFMTFNFAMQAIDQIVNSAAKTHYMSGGIQPCNITFRGPNGFASGVAAQHSQDYSAWYGSIPGLKVVTPWSAEDAKGLLKAAIRDPNPVCVLENELLYGQSFPMSEAAQKNDFVLPFGKAKIERAGKDLTIVTLSRCVGQSLVAAENLKKKYGVEVEVINLRSIKPLDVETIMTSLKKTHRLLAVESGFPAFGVGAELLALTMEFGFDYLDAPAQRITGAEVPTPYAQKLEDMSFPNEQLIENYVAKMLRL; translated from the exons ATGTCACGCATCCTACGACCAGCGAGTCGTTTCGTTTCTTCAGCTCGCCCAACACGAAATgcatttcaatctttttccCGTCTACCGGCCATTGTGCAAAGCAGAGGATATGCAAAGGAGAGCGGTGTTAAGGAATACACAGTCAGAGAGGCTTTGAACGAAGCCTTGGCCGAAGAATTGGAGTTAAATCCAAAGGTCTTCGTTCTGGGTGAGGAAGTCGCCCAATACAATGGCGCATACAAGGTTACCAAGGGTTTACTGGATCGTTTCGGTGAAAAGAGAGTTATTGATTCCCCCATCACTGAATCTGGTTTCTGCGGTTTGACCGTCGGTGCTGCGTTGGCAGGTTTACATCCTGTG TGCGAGTTCATGACTTTCAACTTCGCAATGCAAGCTATTGATCAAATTGTCAACTCCGCCGCCAAAACTCACTACATGTCCGGTGGTATCCAACCCTGTAACATCACATTCCGCGGACCCAACGGTTTCGCATCTGGTGTCGCAGCACAACATTCACAAGATTACTCTGCATGGTACGGAAGCATACCCGGTCTCAAGGTTGTCACTCCATGGAGTGCCGAAGATGCCAAAGGATTACTCAAAGCTGCTATTCGCGACCCCAACCCTGTCTGCGTTCTCGAGAACGAATTGTTGTACGGTCAATCTTTCCCAATGAGCGAGGCTGCCCAGAAGAATGACTTCGTTCTTCCATTCGGCAAAGCCAAGATTGAGCGTGCTGGAAAGGATCTCACTATCGTTACTTTGTCCCGCTGTGTTGGACAATCTCTCGTCGCCGCTGAGAACCTCAAGAAGAAGTATGGTGTTGAAGTCGAAGTTATCAACCTCCGATCCATCAAGCCTTTGGATGTCGAAACTATCATGACCTCCCTTAAAAAGACCCACCGTCTCCTCGCTGTCGAGTCCGGTTTCCCAGCCTTCGGTGTTGGTGCTGAATTACTTGCCTTGACTATGGAGTTCGGTTTCGATTATCTCGATGCCCCAGCCCAAAGAATTACTGGTGCCGAAGTCCCAACCCCATATGCTCAAAAGTTGGAAGATATGAGTTTCCCTAACGAGCAGTTGATTGAGAACTATGTCGCCAAGATGTTACGATTGtaa
- the Bcncb2 gene encoding Bcncb2 produces the protein MDNECDCSSRTRGVSKAPIPIGDYDTSSSPTLSASSCKKYTHCQKTEVSPSPKQSNSSTTSGASYFRCNESDHYYSDLDLTCIPHLSSYHRSLYLHKKHTLWAEALNIPRRISSLAFGSSLNNMEKVCSTSRYLSASPGASDSSRSSSRLDDGGKRLEYVQKVLEDIRTWHKEVSVSISKSRSATHQNCHQDNFDIVPTQIHKQQTHPTISAFMDPLQQNISWTQVFNRDHPTSRRYTSKSLCPESNHSTLWKIDPIPSSIYKSKRMQFTGTKRSPRPVPRPRTSSLRATITPRRRNAIRGRILPKPVSIVYPAMKQHTYQPQETGIDPCNSGLDCYFDSYWDNESSLAGTQDDGKIDDTDSPPTVFEQTKLTLNTRDQSYKDIGYQGHKDGISHSDTVVRLSARHSSLQASESILKTPFLLENEEERARQHIALVHSALRNLVPFEISDYLYRISQSSEICNSSEETFLNSFSDTAPQYIRSNSTFQSSESRRQDRDSEPGIGFSFKRTSNEHSPLQPPYTNDIPNAWAPGTAI, from the coding sequence ATGGACAACGAATGCGATTGCTCTTCCCGCACGAGGGGAGTGAGCAAGGCACCAATTCCCATTGGCGACTACGATACGTCCTCAAGTCCAACGTTATCAGCATCATCATGCAAAAAGTACACGCACTGCCAAAAAACAGAGGTTAGCCCTTCACCTAAGCAGTCGAATTCATCAACTACTTCGGGGGCTTCTTACTTTCGCTGCAATGAATCAGATCATTACTATAGTGACTTAGACTTAACTTGTATTCCACACCTATCTTCATATCATAGGTCGCTTTATTTGCATAAGAAACACACGTTGTGGGCGGAGGCTCTAAACATTCCTCGGCGAATCTCAAGTCTAGCCTTCGGATCATCATTGAATAACATGGAGAAAGTGTGTTCGACTTCGCGGTATCTTTCTGCTTCACCTGGGGCTTCGGATTCATCAAGATCCTCGTCTAGACTTGACGACGGTGGCAAGCGTCTTGAATACGTGCAGAAAGTACTAGAAGATATCCGAACATGGCACAAAGAGGTTTCCGTgtcaatttcgaaatcacGTTCTGCGACTCACCAAAATTGCCACCAGGACAATTTTGACATAGTTCCAACACAAATTCATAAACAACAGACCCATCCTACTATTAGCGCATTTATGGATCCTCTACAGCAGAATATTTCGTGGACTCAAGTCTTCAATAGGGACCATCCAACCTCTCGAAGATACACTTCTAAATCACTTTGTCCTGAGTCCAATCATTCTACTCTCTGGAAAATTGATCCCATTCCCTCCAGTATCTATAAATCGAAGCGGATGCAATTTACTGGGACCAAAAGAAGTCCTAGGCCAGTCCCTCGTCCGAGAACATCGAGTCTTCGTGCCACCATAACCCCAAGACGGAGGAATGCCATCCGAGGGCGGATTCTTCCAAAGCCAGTTTCTATTGTCTATCCAGCCATGAAACAGCATACATATCAACCACAAGAGACAGGGATTGACCCTTGTAATTCAGGCCTTGATTGTTACTTCGATTCCTACTGGGATAATGAAAGTTCTTTGGCCGGTACTCAAGATGATGGTAAAATCGACGACACCGATTCTCCTCCGACAGTCTTTGAACAAACGAAGCTCACCCTCAATACGCGAGACCAGTCATATAAAGATATAGGCTACCAAGGTCACAAAGACGGAATTTCTCATAGCGATACTGTCGTTAGGCTTTCAGCAAGACATTCAAGTCTGCAAGCTAGCGAATCCATTCTCAAAACGCCTTTTTTACTAGAAAACGAGGAAGAGAGAGCTAGACAGCATATTGCACTTGTGCACTCGGCGTTGCGAAATTTGGTACCATTTGAAATCTCAGATTACCTATACAGAATTTCGCAATCGTCGGAAATTTGTAATAGTTCTGAGGAGACTTTTCTAAACAGCTTCTCAGACACGGCACCGCAATATATCAGGTCTAATTCAACTTTCCAGTCTTCTGAGAGCCGTAGGCAGGATAGAGATTCAGAACCTGGCATTGGTTTCTCATTCAAGAGAACTTCAAATGAACATTCTCCCTTGCAGCCTCCGTATACAAACGATATCCCAAATGCATGGGCTCCAGGCACAGCCATCTGA
- the Bcetr1 gene encoding Bcetr1, producing the protein MASPIQCRALASSAAVSSRGALMSGLLSRQCTQNRLGSLVARRYKSGPYGYTQAKALVYSKYGEPADVLSLHNHSISPSLPSKSILLRTLATPINPADINQIQGVYPSKPPFTSLLGTESPSAVGGNEGCFEVMSLGPGISTLSKGDWVIMKSTGFGTWRTHAIAEESQVLKIGNKEGLKPIQVGTVSVNPCTAYRMLKDFESMVEGDWFIQNGANSGVGRAAIQLGKRWGYKSINIIRDRENADETEAMKKELLELGATKVVTESELMDQSFRDQVKEWTNGGREKIRVGLNCVGGQPAGALVKCLSNGGHLVTYGGMSKKPLMIPTAALIFKDIKFSGYWVSRWSDSHSDEKKKTVDEILEMTRLGMFKDIPVQELKWDWETKEDVLKSAVRGTLEGFRSGKGVFIYGDT; encoded by the exons ATGGCGAGTCCCATTCAATGTAGAGCTCTAGCTAGCTCCGCCGCGGTAAGCTCGAGAGGAGCTTTGATGTCTGGTCTCTTGAGCAGACAATGCACACAGAATCGCTTGGGCAGCTTGGTGGCTCGGAGATATAAATCTGGTCCATATGGTTATACACAAGCCAAAGCGCTGGTGTATTCTAAGTATGGGGAGCCGGCGGATGTCTTATC TCTTCACAATCACTCCAtctccccctctcttccttcaaaATCTATTCTCCTCCGTACTCTCGCGACCCCCATTAACCCCGCCGATATAAACCAGATCCAAGGTGTCTACCCCTCCAAACCTCCCTTCACCAGTCTCCTCGGAACCGAATCTCCCTCGGCCGTCGGCGGCAATGAAGGATGTTTTGAAGTCATGTCGCTTGGGCCCGGCATCTCAACTCTCTCGAAAGGCGACTGGGTGATCATGAAATCGACTGGGTTTGGAACATGGCGCACACATGCTATAGCGGAGGAATCACAGGTTCTCAAGATTGGAAATAAAGAGGGACTGAAACCCATTCAGGTCGGCACTGTGAGCGTCAATCCGTGCACGGCTTATAGaatgttgaaagattttgagaGCATGGTGGAGGGCGATTGGTTTATACAAAATGGTGCGAATAGTGGGGTGGGGAGGGCAGCCATACAGTTGGGGAAGAGGTGGGGATATAAGagtatcaatatcatacGGGATCGAGAGAATGCTGATGAGACTGAGgcgatgaagaaagaattattgGAGTTGGGTGCTACGAAGGTGGTGACCGAGTCAGAATTGATGGATCAAAGCTTCAGGGATCAGGTGAAGGAGTGGACGAATGGAGGCAGGGAAAAGATTCGCGTGGGGTTGAACTGTGTCGGTGGACAACCGGCAGGTGCCTTGGTGAAATGTTTGAGTAATGGAGGCCATTTGGTTACATATGGTGGAATGTCTAAGAAGCCATTGATGATTCCTACTGCAGCTTTGATCTTCAAGGATATCAAGTTTAGTGGTTATTGGGTTAGTAGGTGGAGTGATAGCCATtcagatgagaagaagaaaacggTGGATGAAATTTTGGAGATGACGAGATTAGGTATGTTTAAGGACATTCCAGTTCAAGAACTCAAGTGGGACTGGGAGACAAAGGAGGATGTGTTGAAGTCGGCAGTGAGAGGAACCTTGGAGGGGTTCAGAAGTGGAAAGGGAGTTTTCATCTATGGAGATACGTAG